AGGGACTCTTGAAATATTTAGCAGGACCAGAACCAATTTTTTCTTCTACAGGAAAAAGTGTTCTCTCTTTTTTATTATTTCAATAACTTCATCATTGGACATTGAAATAAAATTATTTCCTTCACCAATTGGCATAAGTTCAATAAAGCGAATATCAATAGGATATTTTTCACTGAACTTGACAAAATCCATAATTTCATTATCATTTTTACCTTTAATAAGTACAATATTTAATTTTATTCTTTCCATTCCTATATCTAATGCTTTAAAAATATTTTTGATAACCTGATTAAATGACCCACCTCTTGTTATTTCACTATACAAGACAGGATTTAAAGTATCTAGGCTTATATTTATTTTTTTACTCCATTTTTTACAAGAGAATCAAAGTTTTCTTCAAGGAGCAAGCCATTAGTTGTCATACTTATCTCTTCAATATTTTTAATAGAATGAAGATTTTCCAGTATCTCTGTAAAATTTTTTCTTACTAGAGGTTCTCCTCCAGTAAGACGAATTTTTTTGATTCCAATTTTACTAAAAATTGTTACAATTCTTTTTATCTCTTCAACTGTAAGAAGTTCTTCTTTGGGAAGAAAATTCATATTTCTCTCACTCATGCAGTATTGGCATCTGAGATTACATCTATCAGTAACGGAAAGCCTCAAGTACTCTATTTCTCTTCCTATTTTATCTATCATAATATTCCCTCATTTTCTAAAAAATAACTATAATTACTTTTAATATATCATAACATATTTTTAAGATTTTTATAAAAATAATTTTGATTGACAATAATTGAATTCTGGATTATCCTTTAAATAAAGAGATTTCTAAAATACGAGGAAGAGAATGATTATGGAAAAAGTAAATGACATCATTGTAGTAAGAGGTGGAGGAGATATAGCCAGTGGAGCTATCCAAAAACTTTACAGAAGTGGATTCAAAGTTATTGTCTTGGAAACAGAAAAACCATCAGCAATT
Above is a window of Fusobacterium varium DNA encoding:
- the moaA_2 gene encoding Molybdenum cofactor biosynthesis protein A; this translates as MIDKIGREIEYLRLSVTDRCNLRCQYCMSERNMNFLPKEELLTVEEIKRIVTIFSKIGIKKIRLTGGEPLVRKNFTEILENLHSIKNIEEISMTTNGLLLEENFDSLVKNGVKK
- the moaA_1 gene encoding Molybdenum cofactor biosynthesis protein A, with the translated sequence MYSEITRGGSFNQVIKNIFKALDIGMERIKLNIVLIKGKNDNEIMDFVKFSEKYPIDIRFIELMPIGEGNNFISMSNDEVIEIIKKREHFFL